Proteins from a single region of Rana temporaria chromosome 5, aRanTem1.1, whole genome shotgun sequence:
- the RNF139 gene encoding E3 ubiquitin-protein ligase RNF139 has protein sequence MAAPQRVRAVLDVALRVPPVFIIDAILNSAHDASAGYLAVLAQLLLTLLGILASIVVLVLSRRALFKFYTISMALVIAATSVLVNYYTILHMNSNSAYKVELLPASGPSLWMPLVVLQLIFGIGFVTLLEVQSTYSQLIIVDLIVPSIGLVLELPADVQETLVIISGLVLAIYTTVCLLLRFKWFYYSTKYTVLLLKHMYQVYGIQVMIEDAWKKIHFPDVLRVFWLTRLATQAVFLVYMVKVSSANAGEASYFLPWSDFWELVCTLIISGCDSTLTVLGMSAVISSMAHYLGLGILAFIGSTEEEDKRLGFVAPVLFFILALQTGLSGLQPEERLIRLCRNMCLLLTAILHFIHGMTDPVLMSLSASHVSSFRRHFPVLLVSAFLFVLPILLSCVLWHCYALNTWLFAVTAFCVELCMKVIVSLTVYTLFMIDGHYSVVWEKLDDYVYYVRSTGSIIEFIFGVIMFGNGAYTMMFESGSKIRACMMCLHAYFNIYLQARNGWKTFVNRRTAVKKINSLPEVNVSEGNEIDDVCAICYQEFRTSARVTPCHHYFHALCLRKWLYIQDTCPMCHQKVYIDDEPKESSTFSNNNGNLAPNEEPIPDIGDGELEQELNDHDLSDDEEEEEEWTAEQHQLATDEEEFVNDVHALGD, from the coding sequence GTATCCTGGCATCTATCGTTGTGCTGGTGTTATCACGTAGAGCGCTTTTCAAATTTTACACCATCAGTATGGCCCTTGTGATTGCTGCAACTTCAGTGTTGGTTAATTATTATACCATTTTGCACATGAACTCCAACTCTGCTTATAAAGTGGAACTCCTTCCTGCCAGCGGCCCATCGCTATGGATGCCGCTAGTTGTCTTACAGCTCATATTTGGTATTGGTTTTGTCACATTACTGGAGGTCCAGTCCACCTACTCCCAGCTCATCATAGTGGATCTTATAGTCCCCAGTATTGGGCTTGTCCTGGAACTTCCAGCTGATGTTCAAGAGACCTTGGTTATTATTTCTGGCCTTGTGCTTGCCATTTATACTACAGTATGCCTGTTGCTCAGGTTTAAGTGGTTCTATTATTCCACAAAGTATACAGTGCTCCTGCTCAAACATATGTACCAGGTTTATGGAATACAAGTGATGATTGAAGATGCCTGGAAGAAGATTCATTTTCCTGATGTGCTTCGAGTGTTCTGGCTGACCAGGTTGGCCACCCAAGCTGTATTTTTAGTCTACATGGTAAAAGTGTCAAGTGCCAATGCTGGAGAGGCATCTTACTTTTTACCTTGGAGTGACTTTTGGGAACTCGTCTGCACCCTCATCATCAGTGGTTGCGATTCCACATTAACCGTGTTGGGTATGAGTGCGGTGATCTCATCTATGGCACATTATCTGGGACTAGGAATACTGGCCTTTATTGGCTCTACTGAAGAAGAGGACAAACGTCTGGGTTTTGTAGCTcccgttttgttttttatactggCCCTGCAAACTGGCCTGAGTGGTTTACAGCCTGAAGAAAGACTCATACGCCTCTGTCGAAATATGTGCCTTTTGTTGACAGCCATCTTACATTTTATCCATGGAATGACCGACCCAGTGTTAATGTCACTCAGTGCCTCCCACGTGTCTTCTTTCCGTAGGCATTTCCCAGTGCTCTTGGTTTCGGCCTTTCTTTTTGTGCTTCCAATCCTGCTCAGCTGCGTCTTGTGGCATTGTTATGCCCTGAATACCTGGCTGTTTGCTGTCACGGCCTTCTGTGTCGAACTTTGTATGAAAGTGATTGTGTCTCTGACTGTGTACACTCTGTTTATGATCGACGGCCACTACAGTGTAGTGTGGGAGAAGCTGGACGACTACGTTTACTACGTGCGCTCAACTGGCAGTATCATTGAGTTTATTTTCGGAGTGATCATGTTTGGCAACGGAGCCTACACAATGATGTTTGAGTCGGGAAGCAAAATCCGAGCCTGCATGATGTGTCTTCATGCCTACTTCAATATATACCTTCAAGCAAGGAATGGGTGGAAGACGTTTGTCAACCGTAGGACAGCTGTCAAGAAGATCAACTCGCTACCTGAAGTGAATGTTTCTGAAGGGAATGAAATAGATGATGTCTGCGCTATCTGCTATCAGGAGTTCCGCACGTCCGCCCGCGTTACGCCCTGTCATCATTATTTTCATGCACTTTGCCTTCGTAAGTGGCTGTACATTCAAGATACCTGCCCAATGTGCCATCAGAAAGTATATATTGACGATGAGCCAAAAGAGAGCTCAACCTTTTCTAACAACAATGGAAACCTTGCCCCCAATGAGGAACCTATTCCAGATATTGGAGATGGGGAGCTGGAGCAGGAGCTCAATGACCATGATCTTAgcgatgatgaggaggaggaagaggaatggACAGCTGAACAGCACCAGTTGGCCACCGACGAGGAAGAATTTGTCAATGATGTTCACGCTTTGGGGGACTGA